Part of the Desulfobacterales bacterium genome, GCTGATGAACCCGCTGCCGGCCTGTTAACGCCCCTGATCGATGCGGTCTGTCAGCATGACAACATCCACATTCACCTCCAGGCTGAGGTAAAGGCCGTAAAAGGATTTATCGGAAATTTCACTGCTGTGGTGCGGACCCATAAACAAACTGAAGAAATAAATATCGGCACCATCATTGTCGCTGTGGGTGCGGAAGAATTCAAGCCCAAAGGTTTCCTGGGATATGGCCGCTATGTAAATGTGGTCACCCAGCTTGAATTGGAGAGACGCCTTAATACTAAACATGACGGTTCTAAACAAGTCGTTATGATCAACTGTGTGGGCGCTCGAGACGAGAACCGTCCCTATTGCGGTCGATTCTGCTGCATCACGGCCATGAAGAACGCCAGCTTGATTAAGGCGGCGCATCCCGAAACCCGGGTGACTGTTTTGCAGCGGGACGTGATGGCATACGGAAAGATTTTTGAGGAATATTATCAGAAAGCGCTTTCCCTGGGGGTTCAATTCATCCGTTTCAGTAATGATAAGCCGCCCCGGATCACAGGTACGCAAAAGGCTGCCGACAAGGTAACGGTTTACCATGAACTGATGGGCAAAAAGCTGGTTCTGGAGACCGACCTGGTCGTTCTGACAACACCGCTGATCCCGGCAAAGGATAACCGGCAGCTGTCCCGGATGTTAAAGGTGCCCATCGGCAATGAAGGTTTTTTTATGGAAGCCCATCAAAAGCTCCGGCCGGTGGAGTTCCCGGCCGACGGCATTTTCATTGCGGGCTGTGCCCGGTTCCCTGCTGATATATCCGAATGTGTCGCCCAGGGGTTTGCAGCGGCGGCCAAAGCCGCGGTTCCCATGGCCCGCCGACAGGTGGTCACCGAAGCATTTACGTCTGAGGTCAACCCCCTGCGGTGTTCCGCCTGCGGCCGGTGTGTTGAGATTTGTCCCTTTAACGCGGTCGGCTGGGTTGAAGCCGGAAACGTTGAAGGCGATACGATTCAGATCGCCCGGGTGAATTCGGCCGAGTGCAAGGGCTGCGGATTATGCGTGGCGTCCTGTATCAGCGGCGCCCTTCAATTGAAAGGATTTACGGACGAGCAGCTTCTGGCCATGGTAAATGCCGTCATGGAGGGGCATCGGGAGTAGGGGCAAGTAATTGATGATTGCCGATTGACGATTGGAAAAATCTTTAAATCAACAATCAACAATCATAAATCAACAATCGGAAACCTATATATCTGAACACTTTATTTCAATGATTGAGGGTCGGTATCAGTGAAAGTGAAACACCCGGAACAAAAACCGGTTTTTGACCGGGACACCATCGCGAAGTTTACAAAAGACCACCGGCTGAACCTGTGTCTGGAGTGCGGCAAGTGCAATGCCCTCTGTCCCATGGTGAATCTTTACGGTCGATACGACTATGGCCGGTCCTCCCGGGCCATTGTGGAGCGGATTCTGTTTGAGCCGGACAAGATCGGCGATGAGGCCTTCTGGTTTTGCCTGACCTGCGAGGAATGCACCTTTTACTGCCCCAGCGGGGTCTTGTTCCAAAGCTTTATGACGGCCCTGAGAAACGATATGCTGCAGCAGGGGCATCACCGCTTCGCGGTCATGTGTCCGGACTGCGGCGAGTACCTGATGCCCAAGAATGAAATGGAATATCTGGTGAAACGGGGAAATCGCAAAGAGATAGAGGCGCTGCTGTCCACCTGTCCGCGCTGCAAGAAAAAGAAGTATATGGATACGCTTAAGCGGATGGCGCCCTAGACGGGGGTCAGGGATCGGGGGTCAGTGACGAGTAAAAAGTGACGAGTGACGAGGGACGATTGTTGATTGGAAAAAACCTTTAAATCAAAAATCAACAATCATATATCAACAATCGAATAACCCTTAAATCGAAAATCATCCATCGCAGAGCGTTAGGAAAGTAGACAGTAGGAAGTGGGAAAATGTGGCTAACGGCTAAGGACTTACGGCTCAAGGGAAGAGGGGATGCGCTTTTTCCTTACGCCGTGCGCCCTGTGCCTTTCGCCCAGTCTATAAATCATCCTGCTAAAGGCAGAAAGTCATTAAGACAATAAAATATTAATGTTCTGAATCAATATTGAAAGGAGATAACCATGGCAATCGAGAAAGATAAGATTTCGGCAGCGGAAAGCCTGCGAAATACACGGACCTACGGCAAGTTCAGATGCCATAACCCCAGCTGCATGGGGCGATTGGTGCCGACGGCCGGATCCCGACAGGTTAAATGTCCGGTTTGCGGCCTTGAATTCCGGGTGGCATGGATCCGGCCTGATTTTCCGCGGATCCGCGGGCCTGTCTGGGATGTCAATCGTAAGATCGCGCAAAAAGCAGCCGCAGAAAAGATACAGAAAAAGGAGGAAAGTTAAAATGGCATTAAATAGAAAGATTGCATATATCGATCTCAGCACCGGCAAGATTGAAACCAAACCGATCCCGGTGGAGGTTCGCAGGAAATTTCTCGGCGGCAGGGGGTTGGATGCCTATCTGCTGTATAACCATACCAAAAAGGGTGTGGATTCGCTGGGACCGAAAAACACACTGATCGTCAGCGGCGGCATTTTGACGGCAACCTGTGCGTCGGCAACCGCCCGGACGCACGTGATGGCAAAATCTCCCCTGACCAACCTGCTGGGCAGCTGCAATATGGGCGGCTTCTTTGCGCCGGAACTGGCCTGGGCCGGTTTTCATCACCTGGTCATCAAGGGAAAGGCCAAAAAGCCCGTATACCTCTGGATTCATAACGGCGAAATCGAAATCAGAGATGCCGCCAGCCTCTGGGGGCTCACCACCACGGAAACCCAGTGGGCCATTCGCAAGGAGCTGGATGACGAGGATATCAAAAGTATGGTGATCGGTCCGGCCGGTGAAAATCTGGTTCGTTTTGCCAACGTCATGACGGGGATCAAGAATTCCGGCGGCAGGACCGGGATGGGGGCTGTGATGGGGTCTAAAAACCTCAAAGCGATTGCCGCCAGGGGAACCATGGACATCAAGATTGCCCATCCCATTGACGCCCTGGAGTTCAACAAGCGCTTTATCGACCAGATCACCAGCGCCAAGGTCAATCAAACCCAGGGGACCCTGGGAACGCCTTTTATCTGGGGCGCCACCAATTCCTGGGGCGGCGTCAGAACCCGTAATTTCCAGTACAATCAGTGCGAGTATGCCGATGATATCGAACCCGAGCGGATAGATGAAATCTGTACCGAAACCATGGGGCCGCATCACATGACCGGCTGCTTCGGCTGTCAGGTGCACTGCCGCGCCAAGTATAAAATTCCCACAGGGCCGTATGCCGGAAAATATGATGAAGGTCCGGAATATACCTCCCAGGGTGCCTTCGGCGGCGAGCCCGATTGCAAAAGCGCCGAGACGGTCCTGACCGGCAACCATCTGGTGAACCAGTGGGGTGTGGACAACCTGGAAATCGGCAGCATCATTGCCTGGGCAATGGAGCTTTATGAACTGGGGATCCTCACGTCCAAGGACACGGATGGCCTGGAGTTGCGGTTCGGCAATGATGAGGCCCTGCTGGAGATGGTTCGCCGCATTTGCTTTCGGGAGGGCTGGCTGGGGGATACCCTGGCCGACGGCGGCATCCCGGCATCCGAGAAGATCGGGAAAAATTCGTTTGACTACCTCATCCAGGTCAAAGGGATGAACAACCTGCATTCGGACGAAAGAGCCACCCCGGGGCTGGCCCTGAATATCGCCACAGCTTCCCGGGGCTCCGATCATTTAAGAAGCAGGCCGGCCATTGACCTCTACCATCTGCCCGAAGCGGTCTTGCGAAAGATTTACAGCAATCCCGTTCCCTATGACGGTCCCTTAAGCTCGGAGCATACCGAATATATCGGCAAACCCTGGCAGGTTTTCTGGCAGGAGAATTGCTACATGGCGGTTGACTGTCTGGGAATATGCAAATATCACACGACCTTTTTAGGGGCGACCCTGCCGAATTTCGAAGATTGGCCCAAGGTGCTGTACTACAATACCGGCCTGGAGTTCACACCCAAGGATATATGGGACATCGCGGAGCGCTGCAATAATATAGAACGGCTGTTTAATCTGCGGGAGGGGCTGACCCGGGACGACTTGAAAAAGGGCGATACCCTCAACCATCGTTACTTTGATGAGCCCTGCCTGCGGGGGGCGCCGGATGTCATCGGCGCCAAAATCGACCGGAAAAAATTCAAGAAGATGGTTGATGAGTTTTACGTTCATCATGGTTGGGACAAAAACGGCGTACCCACGCCGGAAACATTGAAACGGCTGGGCCTGGACCAGGAACCGTCCCATCTATTATAAGTTTTTAAGGAGGAAGCCAATGGAAAAAGTCCTGAAGATAGATTATCAGAAATGTACCGGCTGCCGGCTGTGCGAGCTGGTTTGTTCGGTATCCCACCACGGGGTTTCAAACCCTGCCCGCAGCCGCATCAAGGTAGTGAAATGGGAGGCCGAAGGCCTGTATGTCCCCATGACCTGTCAGCAGTGCGAAGATGCCCCCTGCATCAGTGTCTGCCCGGTAAAAGCGACGTCCCGCGACGAGAACGATGGGTTTGTGGTGATTGACTATGAAAAATGCATCGGCTGCCGGTCCTGCGTGACGGTTTGCCCGTTCGGCGCCAGGAATTACAGTACCATTGACAAGGTGGTGTTGAAATGCGACCTGTGCGGCGGCGACCCGCAGTGCGCAAGATTCTGCGAGGTCAAGGCGGTTGATTTTATCAGTGCGGACCGACTGAGCCAGTCCAAG contains:
- a CDS encoding aldehyde ferredoxin oxidoreductase family protein; its protein translation is MALNRKIAYIDLSTGKIETKPIPVEVRRKFLGGRGLDAYLLYNHTKKGVDSLGPKNTLIVSGGILTATCASATARTHVMAKSPLTNLLGSCNMGGFFAPELAWAGFHHLVIKGKAKKPVYLWIHNGEIEIRDAASLWGLTTTETQWAIRKELDDEDIKSMVIGPAGENLVRFANVMTGIKNSGGRTGMGAVMGSKNLKAIAARGTMDIKIAHPIDALEFNKRFIDQITSAKVNQTQGTLGTPFIWGATNSWGGVRTRNFQYNQCEYADDIEPERIDEICTETMGPHHMTGCFGCQVHCRAKYKIPTGPYAGKYDEGPEYTSQGAFGGEPDCKSAETVLTGNHLVNQWGVDNLEIGSIIAWAMELYELGILTSKDTDGLELRFGNDEALLEMVRRICFREGWLGDTLADGGIPASEKIGKNSFDYLIQVKGMNNLHSDERATPGLALNIATASRGSDHLRSRPAIDLYHLPEAVLRKIYSNPVPYDGPLSSEHTEYIGKPWQVFWQENCYMAVDCLGICKYHTTFLGATLPNFEDWPKVLYYNTGLEFTPKDIWDIAERCNNIERLFNLREGLTRDDLKKGDTLNHRYFDEPCLRGAPDVIGAKIDRKKFKKMVDEFYVHHGWDKNGVPTPETLKRLGLDQEPSHLL
- a CDS encoding 4Fe-4S dicluster domain-containing protein — protein: MKVKHPEQKPVFDRDTIAKFTKDHRLNLCLECGKCNALCPMVNLYGRYDYGRSSRAIVERILFEPDKIGDEAFWFCLTCEECTFYCPSGVLFQSFMTALRNDMLQQGHHRFAVMCPDCGEYLMPKNEMEYLVKRGNRKEIEALLSTCPRCKKKKYMDTLKRMAP
- a CDS encoding CoB--CoM heterodisulfide reductase iron-sulfur subunit A family protein, coding for MSLKIGVFVCNCGTNIGGTVNVPEVVRYAETLPDVVCAQGNLYTCSEDGLSAIRKKIEEQDLNRVVVASCTPRTHEPLFKKNCELAGLNKYLFEFVNLREHCSWVHLGRPVEATAKAKDLVRMGVAKVSLLTAQQDQSTAVTPATLIIGGGISGVSAALTLANQGYRVEVVEKKKRLGGLLQDVNTLFPADEPAAGLLTPLIDAVCQHDNIHIHLQAEVKAVKGFIGNFTAVVRTHKQTEEINIGTIIVAVGAEEFKPKGFLGYGRYVNVVTQLELERRLNTKHDGSKQVVMINCVGARDENRPYCGRFCCITAMKNASLIKAAHPETRVTVLQRDVMAYGKIFEEYYQKALSLGVQFIRFSNDKPPRITGTQKAADKVTVYHELMGKKLVLETDLVVLTTPLIPAKDNRQLSRMLKVPIGNEGFFMEAHQKLRPVEFPADGIFIAGCARFPADISECVAQGFAAAAKAAVPMARRQVVTEAFTSEVNPLRCSACGRCVEICPFNAVGWVEAGNVEGDTIQIARVNSAECKGCGLCVASCISGALQLKGFTDEQLLAMVNAVMEGHRE
- a CDS encoding 4Fe-4S dicluster domain-containing protein; translated protein: MEKVLKIDYQKCTGCRLCELVCSVSHHGVSNPARSRIKVVKWEAEGLYVPMTCQQCEDAPCISVCPVKATSRDENDGFVVIDYEKCIGCRSCVTVCPFGARNYSTIDKVVLKCDLCGGDPQCARFCEVKAVDFISADRLSQSKKKDAAKRLSTAQKAAATLYPE